A genomic window from Gossypium hirsutum isolate 1008001.06 chromosome D10, Gossypium_hirsutum_v2.1, whole genome shotgun sequence includes:
- the LOC107914551 gene encoding flavanone 3-dioxygenase 2: MALSPESMPEKPFDFRAPPPSPIASGRRSCVTNEDVLSEFLEHSLRVPDLVLPDKVFPRQNFIENPPKIDFQLLSSMESDSLSKIFSKILDSIARIGCFQLVNYGIEGECIRSALAAAAGIFQLPPEKRRAVTRSPPEKLYGFEEAHGEKEEEGEGKVSEEFVWCRGAGLKLEMEAIWPVGYSNFSEKMESLLCDIEKVAEKILMAIRQNLPPKTDYENDMKQGQGGIGSGCYVYKHSRNMSAEKCSGSLRYDVIRMLIRGFDYSHALCLHVCDGSSEFHVYSKKGWVSFCPDKDALVITVGDQTQALSGGQFKHVIGRPIYKGEEEDCISMAFLYSPPSTTNTTKVDPQKGKNTISLSQQAIAAIVLTLVYHILVFVYNKF, translated from the exons ATGGCATTGTCACCTGAATCCATGCCTGAAAAGCCCTTCGATTTCCGTGCACCGCCGCCATCTCCGATCGCTAGTGGCCGCAGGTCCTGCGTCACCAATGAGGATGTTCTCTCTGAATTCCTTGAACATTCTCTACGTGTCCCTGATTTGGTTTTGCCTGACAAGGTGTTCCCTAGGCAGAACTTCATTGAAAACCCACCCAAGATTGATTTCCAGCTGTTGAGTTCCATGGAAAGCGACTCTCTTTCCAAGATTTTTTCCAAGATTTTGGATTCCATAGCAAGAATCGGGTGCTTTCAGTTGGTGAATTATGGAATTGAGGGAGAATGTATACGGTCAGCCCTGGCAGCTGCTGCTGGCATTTTTCAGCTACCACCGGAGAAACGAAGGGCAGTAACAAGGTCACCACCAGAGAAGTTATACGGCTTCGAGGAAGCTCAtggggaaaaagaagaagaaggtgaAGGCAAAGTGAGTGAAGAGTTTGTGTGGTGTAGAGGTGCAGGCTTGAAGTTGGAAATGGAGGCGATTTGGCCTGTTGGCTACTCCAATTTCAG TGAGAAGATGGAGAGTCTACTGTGTGACATTGAGAAAGTGGCTGAGAAAATTCTGATGGCCATCAGGCAAAATTTGCCACCAAAAACAGACTATGAAAATGATATGAAGCAAGGGCAAGGTGGCATTGGGTCTGGATGTTATGTGTACAAGCATAGCCGGAATATGTCAGCTGAGAAATGCAGTGGATCTCTAAGGTATGATGTGATCAGAATGCTAATAAGAGGGTTTGATTATTCACATGCCTTGTGTTTGCATGTGTGTGATGGATCTTCTGAGTTTCATGTGTATTCAAAGAAAGGTTGGGTATCTTTCTGCCCTGATAAAGATGCCTTGGTCATAACAGTTGGGGATCAAACTCAG GCATTAAGTGGTGGACAATTCAAGCATGTAATTGGGAGGCCCATCTATAAAGGAGAGGAAGAAGACTGCATTTCAATGGCATTCCTTTACTCTCCTCCAAGCACCACCAACACCACCAAGGTTGATCCACAAAAGGGGAAGAACACTATTTCACTCAGCCAACAGGCTATTGCTGCAATCGTTTTGACACTTGTTTACCATATTTTAGTCTTTGTTTACAACAAATTCTAA
- the LOC107913879 gene encoding protein SAWADEE HOMEODOMAIN HOMOLOG 1: MVDNDSWDSLSEFTLAEVLEMENKYKAIGDETLNEEFCNNLATRFSCSSNRLGKSTITWQQVQLFFQEKQMEVQTQQESSAMALKLFVDLSGEDSSKPLEVMQKRKGTVEDLKELSFEARSAKDYAWYDVETFLNYRVLCNGELEVRVRFAGFDKAEDEWVNVETAVRERSIPLEPSECGMVNIGDLVLCYLDREYYQLYCDAHVVDIQRQTHDDKGCTCVFVVCYDHDYSEENVSLERICRRPIT; the protein is encoded by the exons ATGGTGGACAACGATTCATGGGATTCCCTTTCTGAATTCACCTTAGCTGAG GTTCTGGAAATGGAGAACAAGTACAAGGCAATAGGAGATGAAACGCTTAATGAGGAATTCTGCAACAATCTAGCTACCAGATTCAG TTGCTCTTCAAACCGTCTTGGAAAATCTACTATAACATGGCAACAG GTCCAACTTTTTTTCCAAGAAAAACAAATGGAGGTACAAACTCAGCAAGAGTCATCAGCAATGGCCTTAAAGCTATTTGTTGATCTTTCTGGTGAAGATTCAAGCAAACCGCTAGAGGTCATGCAAAAGCGAAAAG GTACAGTTGAAGACCTTAAGGAGTTGTCATTTGAAGCCAGATCAGCAAAAGATTATGCATG GTACGATGTTGAAACATTTCTCAACTATAGGGTCCTTTGTAATGGTGAACTT GAAGTACGTGTACGGTTTGCTGGGTTTGATAAAGCAGAGGATGAGTGGGTGAATGTAGAAACTGCGGTGCGTGAACGATCTATTCCTTTAGAACCTTCAGAATGTGGTATGGTTAATATTGGGGACCTTGTGCTGTGCTACCTG GATAGAGAGTATTATCAACTCTACTGTGATGCGCATGTTGTGGATATTCAAAGGCAGACACATGATGATAAAGGATGTACCTGCGTATTCGTGGTCTGCTATGACCATGACTACTCTGAG GAAAATGTTTCGCTGGAGAGGATATGTCGCAGGCCTATTACTTAA
- the LOC107913878 gene encoding casein kinase 1-like protein HD16: protein MPVLRNGARRGRAAAPKRQQQQQQQNPIEEGEAIATRTRRRRRAAEAAAAAAVDVPVTNNNNGDSENKNKNKKHRALGVNEKLAVGAAGEAATGKEDNNNNHNRVLVERERVEGEEVGEKPMDGCGSGGRRSNDKGNAGEDEGSTAPLPEKVQFGGSAVYRIEKKLGKGGFGQVCVGRRISAVSTNDKNGSGALEVALKFEHRSSKGCNYGPPHEWQVYNTLGGSHGIPRVHYKGRQGDYYVMVMDMLGPSLWDVWNNNNHTMSVEMVACIAIEAISILEKVHSKGYVHGDVKPENFLLGPVGTPDEKNLFLVDLGLATRWRDSSTGSHIEYDQRPDVFRGTVRYASVHAHLGRTCSRRDDLESLAYTLVFLLRGRLPWQGYQGENKGFLVCKKKMSTSPEALCCFCPLPFKQFVEYVVNLKFAEEPNYAKYISLFDGIVGPNPDIRPINTEGALKLIYQVGQKRGRLSTDEEEDEQPKKKVRMGMPAMQWISVYNAHRPMKQRYHYNVSDGRLAQHVEKGNEDGLFISSVASCQNLWAVIMDAGTGFSAQVHQLSPYFLYKEWIMEQWEKNYYISAIAGATDGGSLVVMSKGTSYLQQSYKVSESFPFKWINKKWREGFYVTSMATSGSRWAVVMSRGAGFSDQVVELDFLYPSEGIHRRWDCGYRITATAATWDQAAFILSLPRRRPVDETQETLRTSAFPSTHVKEKWEKNLYLASICYGRTVS, encoded by the exons ATGCCGGTACTGCGTAACGGAGCACGCAGGGGCCGGGCAGCAGCACCGAAgcgacaacagcagcagcaacagCAAAATCCGATCGAGGAGGGGGAAGCGATTGCAACACGGACTAGGCGGCGGCGGAGGGCGGCAGAAGCGGCGGCCGCAGCAGCAGTTGATGTGCCTGTGACTAACAATAACAACGGCGACAGCgagaataagaataagaataagaaaCATCGGGCGCTGGGGGTCAATGAGAAGTTAGCCGTCGGGGCGGCTGGGGAAGCGGCAACTGGGAAGGAGGACaacaataataatcataataggGTTTTAGTGGAACGGGAGAGAGTAGAAGGAGAGGAAGTTGGGGAGAAGCCGATGGACGGGTGTGGTAGCGGAGGAAGGCGGAGCAATGATAAGGGTAATGCTGGTGAGGATGAAGGCAGCACCGCACCGCTTCCTGAAAAG GTTCAGTTTGGAGGTTCTGCAGTGTATAGAATTGAAAAGAAGTTGGGCAAGGGTGGCTTTGGACAGGTCTGTGTAGGTCGACGTATTTCTGCTGTAAGTACAAATGATAAAAATGGCTCTGGGGCTCTAGAG GTTGCCTTGAAATTTGAGCATAGAAGTAGCAAAGGCTGTAACTATGGACCGCCACATGAGTGGCAAGTTTACAA CACTCTTGGTGGCAGTCATGGTATACCCCGAGTGCACTATAAGGGTCGTCAAGGTGACTATTATGTCATG GTTATGGATATGCTGGGTCCTAGTCTGTGGGATGTTTGGAATAATAACAATCATAC AATGTCTGTTGAAATGGTTGCTTGCATTGCTATTGAAGCAATATCCATATTGGAGAAGGTGCACTCTAAAGG CTATGTGCATGGAGATGTGAAGCCTGAGAATTTTCTTCTAGGTCCTGTGGGAACTCCtgatgaaaaaaatttatttcttgtTGATCTTGGATTAG CAACTAGGTGGCGAGATAGTTCAACGGGTTCACATATTGAATATGACCAAAGGCCAGATGTTTTTAG AGGAACAGTCCGTTATGCCAGTGTGCATGCTCATTTAGGGAGAACTTGTAGCCGGAGGGATGATCTAGAATCTCTTGCGTATACACTTGTTTTCCTTCTTAGAGGCCGTTTGCCTTGGCAAGGATATCAG GGAGAGAATAAAGGGTTCCTTGTTTGTAAGAAGAAGATGTCAACATCTCCAGAGGCCTTGTGTTGCTTCTGTCCGTTGCCTTTCAAGCAGTTTGTTGAATATGTAGTCAACTTGAAGTTTGCCGAAGAACCTAATTACGCAAAATACATTTCTCTGTTTGATGGGATTGTTGGTCCAAATCCTGATATTCGTCCAATTAACACAGAAGGTGCACTGAAG CTTATTTATCAAGTTGGTCAAAAGAGAGGCCGGTTGTCTACGGATGAGGAGGAAGATGAACAACCAAAGAAAAAGGTTCGTATGGGCATGCCAGCAATGCAATGGATTAGTGTTTACAATGCTCATAGACCTATGAAGCAAAG GTATCACTATAATGTCTCAGATGGAAGGCTTGCGCAGCACGTCGAAAAAGGAAATGAGGATGGCTTATTTATTAGCAGTGTAGCTTCCTGCCAGAACCTATGGGCCGTTATAATGGATGCTGGCACTGGATTCTCTGCACAAGTCCATCAACTCTCGCCCTATTTTCTTTATAAG GAATGGATAATGGAGCAGTGGGAGAAGAACTATTATATCAGTGCAATTGCAGGGGCTACAGATGGAGGCTCCTTAGTAGTAATGTCAAAGG GTACATCGTATTTGCAGCAGTCGTACAAAGTGAGCGAATCTTTTCCTTTTAAGTGGATTAACAAAAAATGGAGAGAGGGTTTTTATGTCACCTCAATGGCCACTTCTGGTAGCAGATGGGCAGTTGTTATGTCTCGTGGTGCTGGATTTTCCGACCAG GTGGTTGAACTTGACTTCCTTTATCCTAGCGAAGGCATCCACCGTCGGTGGGATTGTGGGTATCGTATAACTGCTACTGCAGCAACGTGGGACCAGGCTGCTTTTATTCTTAGTTTGCCAAGGAGGAGGCCAGTAGATGAAACACAGGAAACTCTCAGAACATCAGCATTTCCAAGCACTCATGTCAAG GAGAAGTGGGAAAAAAATCTTTACCTAGCTTCCATTTGTTATGGACGAACAGTTTCATAA